In Juglans microcarpa x Juglans regia isolate MS1-56 chromosome 4S, Jm3101_v1.0, whole genome shotgun sequence, a single window of DNA contains:
- the LOC121261931 gene encoding rhodanese-like domain-containing protein 6 isoform X5 gives MRVPVSPSSSSTILACNSKIAAVETLAMAKTHAEEQDRQQYGVLLYYKYTEIPDLNDLVAFYESNCNSLGLLGRVRLSPQGVNVTVGGKLSLLEKHIAAVMSNMLFEGTDFKLATCDHPLNDKVAKECGFTSLSIRVVKDLVTLSSQPLLKSPEISNAGTHLSAVDFHSALQSAGQLLEKESPADTEGLVLLDARNLYETRIGKFHAPNVETLDPGIRQYSDLSSWIDDNSEQLKGKCVLMYCTGGIRCEMASAYIRSKGAGFENVFQLFDLAKNLLQLFGGIQRYLEQFPDGGFFKGKNFVFDHRISVGSSDASVISTCLLCGSAFDDYSSRCRCTHCRMLVLVCGSCRQKERSLYVCELCQKHGKGVGSVPSIKNGETQAVSSEELKTVFSDTELSRQVSWSHDNQPRRKIKILCLHGFRQNASSFKGRTASLAKKLKTFVELVFVDAPHELPYIYQPCFTESHGDCPSPSFERTHPPPSENCKKKYGWLVAPDFNGRSEADWKIADCPFDPLQYQQQTDGFEASLAYLKTVFSQEGPFDGILGFSQGAAMAAALVSAQEGRLTGIYDLVRDFAAEDLDDT, from the exons ATGAGAGTTCCGGTCtcaccttcttcttcctccaccaTATTAGCCTGCAACTCAAAGATAGCTGCCGTAGAAACCCTAGCAATGGCGAAGACCCATGCCGAAGAGCAAGACCGACAGCAGTATGGTGTCCTCCTCTACTACAAGTACACAGAAATCCCCGACCTGAACGATCTCGTTGCCTTCTACGAGTCCAACTGCAACTCCCTCGGTCTCCTCGGCCGTGTCCGCCTCTCACCACAAGGCGTCAATGTCACT GTTGGTGGGAAGTTGTCCTTGTTGGAGAAACACATTGCTGCTGTCATGTCAAATATGTTGTTTGAAGGGACTGACTTCAAGCTCGCGACTTGTGATCACCCACTGAATGACAAGGTTGCAAAGGAATGTGGGTTCACTTCTCTTTCTATTCGAGTCGTCAAG GATCTGGTTACGCTTAGTTCTCAACCCCTGTTAAAGTCACCTGAAATTTCTAATGCTGGGACACATCTCTCTGCAGTTGATTTTCATTCTGCCCTTCAGAGTGCTG GACAACTTTTGGAGAAAGAAAGTCCTGCAGACACCGAAGGACTTGTTTTATTGGAtgcaaggaatttatatgagacAAGAATTGGGAAATTCCATGCACCAAACGTGGAAACTTTAGATCCGGGAATTAGGCAGTATAGTGATCTATCCTCATGGATTGATGATAACTCCGAGCAATTGAAAGGGAAATGTGTTCTTAT GTACTGCACTGGCGGAATTAGGTGTGAGATGGCATCGGCCTATATTAGGTCTAAAGGTGCTGGGTTTGAGAATGTGTTTCAG TTGTTTGACTTAGCAAAAAATTTATTGCAGTTATTTGGTGGGATACAGCGTTATTTGGAACAATTTCCGGATGGTGgttttttcaaaggaaagaattttgtttttgaccATCG GATATCAGTTGGGAGCTCGGATGCGAGTGTCATTTCCACCTGCCTACTTTGTGGCTCTGCATTTGATGATTATTCTTCACGCTGCCGATGCACCCATTGTAGGATGCTAGTTTTGGTCTGTGGTAGTTGCAGG CAGAAGGAGAGATCTCTATATGTTTGTGAGCTTTGCCAGAAACATGGGAAGGGTGTTGGATCAGTGCCATCAATCAAAAATGGCGAAACACAAGCAGTATCATCAGAAGAGCTTAAAACTGTTTTCTCAGATACAGAGCTCTCACGTCAAGTGTCTTGGAGCCATG ATAACCAACCtcgaagaaaaataaaaatattatgcctGCACGGCTTTCGGCAGAATGCCTCCAGTTTTAAAGGAAGAACTGCATCATTAGCCAAAAAGCTCAAAACCTTTGTTGAGCTCGTATTTGTTGACGCACCTCATGAATTACCATACATCTACCAGCCCTGCTTCACAGAGTCGCATGGAGATTGCCCATCACCTTCATTCGAACGAACCCATCCTCCACCATCTGAGAATTGCAAGAAAAAGTATGGATGGTTAGTGGCACCTGATTTCAATGGAAGGAGTGAAGCAGATTGGAAAATTGCAGATTGTCCATTTGATCCTCTCCAGTACCAGCAACAAACTGATGGCTTTGAGGCATCACTGGCATACTTGAAGACCGTGTTCTCTCAGGAAGGGCCATTTGATGGGATATTGGGATTTTCTCAGGGAGCCGCAATGGCTGCTGCTTTAGTGTCTGCACAAGAAGGGAGGCTAACAG GAATATATGATTTGGTAAGAGATTTTGCAGCCGAAGACTTGGATGATACTTGA
- the LOC121261931 gene encoding rhodanese-like domain-containing protein 6 isoform X6, with protein MRVPVSPSSSSTILACNSKIAAVETLAMAKTHAEEQDRQQYGVLLYYKYTEIPDLNDLVAFYESNCNSLGLLGRVRLSPQGVNVTVGGKLSLLEKHIAAVMSNMLFEGTDFKLATCDHPLNDKVAKECGFTSLSIRVVKDLVTLSSQPLLKSPEISNAGTHLSAVDFHSALQSAGQLLEKESPADTEGLVLLDARNLYETRIGKFHAPNVETLDPGIRQYSDLSSWIDDNSEQLKGKCVLMYCTGGIRCEMASAYIRSKGAGFENVFQLFGGIQRYLEQFPDGGFFKGKNFVFDHRISVGSSDASVISTCLLCGSAFDDYSSRCRCTHCRMLVLVCGSCRKERSLYVCELCQKHGKGVGSVPSIKNGETQAVSSEELKTVFSDTELSRQVSWSHDNQPRRKIKILCLHGFRQNASSFKGRTASLAKKLKTFVELVFVDAPHELPYIYQPCFTESHGDCPSPSFERTHPPPSENCKKKYGWLVAPDFNGRSEADWKIADCPFDPLQYQQQTDGFEASLAYLKTVFSQEGPFDGILGFSQGAAMAAALVSAQEGRLTGIYDLVRDFAAEDLDDT; from the exons ATGAGAGTTCCGGTCtcaccttcttcttcctccaccaTATTAGCCTGCAACTCAAAGATAGCTGCCGTAGAAACCCTAGCAATGGCGAAGACCCATGCCGAAGAGCAAGACCGACAGCAGTATGGTGTCCTCCTCTACTACAAGTACACAGAAATCCCCGACCTGAACGATCTCGTTGCCTTCTACGAGTCCAACTGCAACTCCCTCGGTCTCCTCGGCCGTGTCCGCCTCTCACCACAAGGCGTCAATGTCACT GTTGGTGGGAAGTTGTCCTTGTTGGAGAAACACATTGCTGCTGTCATGTCAAATATGTTGTTTGAAGGGACTGACTTCAAGCTCGCGACTTGTGATCACCCACTGAATGACAAGGTTGCAAAGGAATGTGGGTTCACTTCTCTTTCTATTCGAGTCGTCAAG GATCTGGTTACGCTTAGTTCTCAACCCCTGTTAAAGTCACCTGAAATTTCTAATGCTGGGACACATCTCTCTGCAGTTGATTTTCATTCTGCCCTTCAGAGTGCTG GACAACTTTTGGAGAAAGAAAGTCCTGCAGACACCGAAGGACTTGTTTTATTGGAtgcaaggaatttatatgagacAAGAATTGGGAAATTCCATGCACCAAACGTGGAAACTTTAGATCCGGGAATTAGGCAGTATAGTGATCTATCCTCATGGATTGATGATAACTCCGAGCAATTGAAAGGGAAATGTGTTCTTAT GTACTGCACTGGCGGAATTAGGTGTGAGATGGCATCGGCCTATATTAGGTCTAAAGGTGCTGGGTTTGAGAATGTGTTTCAG TTATTTGGTGGGATACAGCGTTATTTGGAACAATTTCCGGATGGTGgttttttcaaaggaaagaattttgtttttgaccATCG GATATCAGTTGGGAGCTCGGATGCGAGTGTCATTTCCACCTGCCTACTTTGTGGCTCTGCATTTGATGATTATTCTTCACGCTGCCGATGCACCCATTGTAGGATGCTAGTTTTGGTCTGTGGTAGTTGCAGG AAGGAGAGATCTCTATATGTTTGTGAGCTTTGCCAGAAACATGGGAAGGGTGTTGGATCAGTGCCATCAATCAAAAATGGCGAAACACAAGCAGTATCATCAGAAGAGCTTAAAACTGTTTTCTCAGATACAGAGCTCTCACGTCAAGTGTCTTGGAGCCATG ATAACCAACCtcgaagaaaaataaaaatattatgcctGCACGGCTTTCGGCAGAATGCCTCCAGTTTTAAAGGAAGAACTGCATCATTAGCCAAAAAGCTCAAAACCTTTGTTGAGCTCGTATTTGTTGACGCACCTCATGAATTACCATACATCTACCAGCCCTGCTTCACAGAGTCGCATGGAGATTGCCCATCACCTTCATTCGAACGAACCCATCCTCCACCATCTGAGAATTGCAAGAAAAAGTATGGATGGTTAGTGGCACCTGATTTCAATGGAAGGAGTGAAGCAGATTGGAAAATTGCAGATTGTCCATTTGATCCTCTCCAGTACCAGCAACAAACTGATGGCTTTGAGGCATCACTGGCATACTTGAAGACCGTGTTCTCTCAGGAAGGGCCATTTGATGGGATATTGGGATTTTCTCAGGGAGCCGCAATGGCTGCTGCTTTAGTGTCTGCACAAGAAGGGAGGCTAACAG GAATATATGATTTGGTAAGAGATTTTGCAGCCGAAGACTTGGATGATACTTGA
- the LOC121261931 gene encoding rhodanese-like domain-containing protein 6 isoform X2, whose product MRVPVSPSSSSTILACNSKIAAVETLAMAKTHAEEQDRQQYGVLLYYKYTEIPDLNDLVAFYESNCNSLGLLGRVRLSPQGVNVTVGGKLSLLEKHIAAVMSNMLFEGTDFKLATCDHPLNDKVAKECGFTSLSIRVVKDLVTLSSQPLLKSPEISNAGTHLSAVDFHSALQSAGQLLEKESPADTEGLVLLDARNLYETRIGKFHAPNVETLDPGIRQYSDLSSWIDDNSEQLKGKCVLMYCTGGIRCEMASAYIRSKGAGFENVFQLFDLAKNLLQLFGGIQRYLEQFPDGGFFKGKNFVFDHRISVGSSDASVISTCLLCGSAFDDYSSRCRCTHCRMLVLVCGSCRKERSLYVCELCQKHGKGVGSVPSIKNGETQAVSSEELKTVFSDTELSRQVSWSHDNQPRRKIKILCLHGFRQNASSFKGRTASLAKKLKTFVELVFVDAPHELPYIYQPCFTESHGDCPSPSFERTHPPPSENCKKKYGWLVAPDFNGRSEADWKIADCPFDPLQYQQQTDGFEASLAYLKTVFSQEGPFDGILGFSQGAAMAAALVSAQEGRLTGEMDFRFVILCSGFALKLPELECKRINCPSLHIFGSDHGKDRQIANQASRDLASLFDDGCRVIIEHDCGHIIPTRPPYIDEIRNFLQRFL is encoded by the exons ATGAGAGTTCCGGTCtcaccttcttcttcctccaccaTATTAGCCTGCAACTCAAAGATAGCTGCCGTAGAAACCCTAGCAATGGCGAAGACCCATGCCGAAGAGCAAGACCGACAGCAGTATGGTGTCCTCCTCTACTACAAGTACACAGAAATCCCCGACCTGAACGATCTCGTTGCCTTCTACGAGTCCAACTGCAACTCCCTCGGTCTCCTCGGCCGTGTCCGCCTCTCACCACAAGGCGTCAATGTCACT GTTGGTGGGAAGTTGTCCTTGTTGGAGAAACACATTGCTGCTGTCATGTCAAATATGTTGTTTGAAGGGACTGACTTCAAGCTCGCGACTTGTGATCACCCACTGAATGACAAGGTTGCAAAGGAATGTGGGTTCACTTCTCTTTCTATTCGAGTCGTCAAG GATCTGGTTACGCTTAGTTCTCAACCCCTGTTAAAGTCACCTGAAATTTCTAATGCTGGGACACATCTCTCTGCAGTTGATTTTCATTCTGCCCTTCAGAGTGCTG GACAACTTTTGGAGAAAGAAAGTCCTGCAGACACCGAAGGACTTGTTTTATTGGAtgcaaggaatttatatgagacAAGAATTGGGAAATTCCATGCACCAAACGTGGAAACTTTAGATCCGGGAATTAGGCAGTATAGTGATCTATCCTCATGGATTGATGATAACTCCGAGCAATTGAAAGGGAAATGTGTTCTTAT GTACTGCACTGGCGGAATTAGGTGTGAGATGGCATCGGCCTATATTAGGTCTAAAGGTGCTGGGTTTGAGAATGTGTTTCAG TTGTTTGACTTAGCAAAAAATTTATTGCAGTTATTTGGTGGGATACAGCGTTATTTGGAACAATTTCCGGATGGTGgttttttcaaaggaaagaattttgtttttgaccATCG GATATCAGTTGGGAGCTCGGATGCGAGTGTCATTTCCACCTGCCTACTTTGTGGCTCTGCATTTGATGATTATTCTTCACGCTGCCGATGCACCCATTGTAGGATGCTAGTTTTGGTCTGTGGTAGTTGCAGG AAGGAGAGATCTCTATATGTTTGTGAGCTTTGCCAGAAACATGGGAAGGGTGTTGGATCAGTGCCATCAATCAAAAATGGCGAAACACAAGCAGTATCATCAGAAGAGCTTAAAACTGTTTTCTCAGATACAGAGCTCTCACGTCAAGTGTCTTGGAGCCATG ATAACCAACCtcgaagaaaaataaaaatattatgcctGCACGGCTTTCGGCAGAATGCCTCCAGTTTTAAAGGAAGAACTGCATCATTAGCCAAAAAGCTCAAAACCTTTGTTGAGCTCGTATTTGTTGACGCACCTCATGAATTACCATACATCTACCAGCCCTGCTTCACAGAGTCGCATGGAGATTGCCCATCACCTTCATTCGAACGAACCCATCCTCCACCATCTGAGAATTGCAAGAAAAAGTATGGATGGTTAGTGGCACCTGATTTCAATGGAAGGAGTGAAGCAGATTGGAAAATTGCAGATTGTCCATTTGATCCTCTCCAGTACCAGCAACAAACTGATGGCTTTGAGGCATCACTGGCATACTTGAAGACCGTGTTCTCTCAGGAAGGGCCATTTGATGGGATATTGGGATTTTCTCAGGGAGCCGCAATGGCTGCTGCTTTAGTGTCTGCACAAGAAGGGAGGCTAACAGGTGAAATGGATTTtagatttgtgattttgtgcTCTGGATTTGCTCTTAAATTACCAGAGCTTGAGTGTAAACGGATCAATTGCCCTTCGCTTCACATTTTCGGCAGTGACCATGGGAAGGACAGGCAGATTGCAAACCAGGCTAGCAGGGACCTTGCTTCTTTGTTTGATGATGGTTGTCGTGTGATTATTGAGCATGACTGCGGTCATATCATTCCTACGCGGCCTCCTTATATTGATGAGATCCGAAATTTTCTTCAACGTTTTCTCTAA
- the LOC121261931 gene encoding rhodanese-like domain-containing protein 6 isoform X3 produces MRVPVSPSSSSTILACNSKIAAVETLAMAKTHAEEQDRQQYGVLLYYKYTEIPDLNDLVAFYESNCNSLGLLGRVRLSPQGVNVTVGGKLSLLEKHIAAVMSNMLFEGTDFKLATCDHPLNDKVAKECGFTSLSIRVVKDLVTLSSQPLLKSPEISNAGTHLSAVDFHSALQSAGQLLEKESPADTEGLVLLDARNLYETRIGKFHAPNVETLDPGIRQYSDLSSWIDDNSEQLKGKCVLMYCTGGIRCEMASAYIRSKGAGFENVFQLFGGIQRYLEQFPDGGFFKGKNFVFDHRISVGSSDASVISTCLLCGSAFDDYSSRCRCTHCRMLVLVCGSCRQKERSLYVCELCQKHGKGVGSVPSIKNGETQAVSSEELKTVFSDTELSRQVSWSHDNQPRRKIKILCLHGFRQNASSFKGRTASLAKKLKTFVELVFVDAPHELPYIYQPCFTESHGDCPSPSFERTHPPPSENCKKKYGWLVAPDFNGRSEADWKIADCPFDPLQYQQQTDGFEASLAYLKTVFSQEGPFDGILGFSQGAAMAAALVSAQEGRLTGEMDFRFVILCSGFALKLPELECKRINCPSLHIFGSDHGKDRQIANQASRDLASLFDDGCRVIIEHDCGHIIPTRPPYIDEIRNFLQRFL; encoded by the exons ATGAGAGTTCCGGTCtcaccttcttcttcctccaccaTATTAGCCTGCAACTCAAAGATAGCTGCCGTAGAAACCCTAGCAATGGCGAAGACCCATGCCGAAGAGCAAGACCGACAGCAGTATGGTGTCCTCCTCTACTACAAGTACACAGAAATCCCCGACCTGAACGATCTCGTTGCCTTCTACGAGTCCAACTGCAACTCCCTCGGTCTCCTCGGCCGTGTCCGCCTCTCACCACAAGGCGTCAATGTCACT GTTGGTGGGAAGTTGTCCTTGTTGGAGAAACACATTGCTGCTGTCATGTCAAATATGTTGTTTGAAGGGACTGACTTCAAGCTCGCGACTTGTGATCACCCACTGAATGACAAGGTTGCAAAGGAATGTGGGTTCACTTCTCTTTCTATTCGAGTCGTCAAG GATCTGGTTACGCTTAGTTCTCAACCCCTGTTAAAGTCACCTGAAATTTCTAATGCTGGGACACATCTCTCTGCAGTTGATTTTCATTCTGCCCTTCAGAGTGCTG GACAACTTTTGGAGAAAGAAAGTCCTGCAGACACCGAAGGACTTGTTTTATTGGAtgcaaggaatttatatgagacAAGAATTGGGAAATTCCATGCACCAAACGTGGAAACTTTAGATCCGGGAATTAGGCAGTATAGTGATCTATCCTCATGGATTGATGATAACTCCGAGCAATTGAAAGGGAAATGTGTTCTTAT GTACTGCACTGGCGGAATTAGGTGTGAGATGGCATCGGCCTATATTAGGTCTAAAGGTGCTGGGTTTGAGAATGTGTTTCAG TTATTTGGTGGGATACAGCGTTATTTGGAACAATTTCCGGATGGTGgttttttcaaaggaaagaattttgtttttgaccATCG GATATCAGTTGGGAGCTCGGATGCGAGTGTCATTTCCACCTGCCTACTTTGTGGCTCTGCATTTGATGATTATTCTTCACGCTGCCGATGCACCCATTGTAGGATGCTAGTTTTGGTCTGTGGTAGTTGCAGG CAGAAGGAGAGATCTCTATATGTTTGTGAGCTTTGCCAGAAACATGGGAAGGGTGTTGGATCAGTGCCATCAATCAAAAATGGCGAAACACAAGCAGTATCATCAGAAGAGCTTAAAACTGTTTTCTCAGATACAGAGCTCTCACGTCAAGTGTCTTGGAGCCATG ATAACCAACCtcgaagaaaaataaaaatattatgcctGCACGGCTTTCGGCAGAATGCCTCCAGTTTTAAAGGAAGAACTGCATCATTAGCCAAAAAGCTCAAAACCTTTGTTGAGCTCGTATTTGTTGACGCACCTCATGAATTACCATACATCTACCAGCCCTGCTTCACAGAGTCGCATGGAGATTGCCCATCACCTTCATTCGAACGAACCCATCCTCCACCATCTGAGAATTGCAAGAAAAAGTATGGATGGTTAGTGGCACCTGATTTCAATGGAAGGAGTGAAGCAGATTGGAAAATTGCAGATTGTCCATTTGATCCTCTCCAGTACCAGCAACAAACTGATGGCTTTGAGGCATCACTGGCATACTTGAAGACCGTGTTCTCTCAGGAAGGGCCATTTGATGGGATATTGGGATTTTCTCAGGGAGCCGCAATGGCTGCTGCTTTAGTGTCTGCACAAGAAGGGAGGCTAACAGGTGAAATGGATTTtagatttgtgattttgtgcTCTGGATTTGCTCTTAAATTACCAGAGCTTGAGTGTAAACGGATCAATTGCCCTTCGCTTCACATTTTCGGCAGTGACCATGGGAAGGACAGGCAGATTGCAAACCAGGCTAGCAGGGACCTTGCTTCTTTGTTTGATGATGGTTGTCGTGTGATTATTGAGCATGACTGCGGTCATATCATTCCTACGCGGCCTCCTTATATTGATGAGATCCGAAATTTTCTTCAACGTTTTCTCTAA
- the LOC121261931 gene encoding rhodanese-like domain-containing protein 6 isoform X1, with translation MRVPVSPSSSSTILACNSKIAAVETLAMAKTHAEEQDRQQYGVLLYYKYTEIPDLNDLVAFYESNCNSLGLLGRVRLSPQGVNVTVGGKLSLLEKHIAAVMSNMLFEGTDFKLATCDHPLNDKVAKECGFTSLSIRVVKDLVTLSSQPLLKSPEISNAGTHLSAVDFHSALQSAGQLLEKESPADTEGLVLLDARNLYETRIGKFHAPNVETLDPGIRQYSDLSSWIDDNSEQLKGKCVLMYCTGGIRCEMASAYIRSKGAGFENVFQLFDLAKNLLQLFGGIQRYLEQFPDGGFFKGKNFVFDHRISVGSSDASVISTCLLCGSAFDDYSSRCRCTHCRMLVLVCGSCRQKERSLYVCELCQKHGKGVGSVPSIKNGETQAVSSEELKTVFSDTELSRQVSWSHDNQPRRKIKILCLHGFRQNASSFKGRTASLAKKLKTFVELVFVDAPHELPYIYQPCFTESHGDCPSPSFERTHPPPSENCKKKYGWLVAPDFNGRSEADWKIADCPFDPLQYQQQTDGFEASLAYLKTVFSQEGPFDGILGFSQGAAMAAALVSAQEGRLTGEMDFRFVILCSGFALKLPELECKRINCPSLHIFGSDHGKDRQIANQASRDLASLFDDGCRVIIEHDCGHIIPTRPPYIDEIRNFLQRFL, from the exons ATGAGAGTTCCGGTCtcaccttcttcttcctccaccaTATTAGCCTGCAACTCAAAGATAGCTGCCGTAGAAACCCTAGCAATGGCGAAGACCCATGCCGAAGAGCAAGACCGACAGCAGTATGGTGTCCTCCTCTACTACAAGTACACAGAAATCCCCGACCTGAACGATCTCGTTGCCTTCTACGAGTCCAACTGCAACTCCCTCGGTCTCCTCGGCCGTGTCCGCCTCTCACCACAAGGCGTCAATGTCACT GTTGGTGGGAAGTTGTCCTTGTTGGAGAAACACATTGCTGCTGTCATGTCAAATATGTTGTTTGAAGGGACTGACTTCAAGCTCGCGACTTGTGATCACCCACTGAATGACAAGGTTGCAAAGGAATGTGGGTTCACTTCTCTTTCTATTCGAGTCGTCAAG GATCTGGTTACGCTTAGTTCTCAACCCCTGTTAAAGTCACCTGAAATTTCTAATGCTGGGACACATCTCTCTGCAGTTGATTTTCATTCTGCCCTTCAGAGTGCTG GACAACTTTTGGAGAAAGAAAGTCCTGCAGACACCGAAGGACTTGTTTTATTGGAtgcaaggaatttatatgagacAAGAATTGGGAAATTCCATGCACCAAACGTGGAAACTTTAGATCCGGGAATTAGGCAGTATAGTGATCTATCCTCATGGATTGATGATAACTCCGAGCAATTGAAAGGGAAATGTGTTCTTAT GTACTGCACTGGCGGAATTAGGTGTGAGATGGCATCGGCCTATATTAGGTCTAAAGGTGCTGGGTTTGAGAATGTGTTTCAG TTGTTTGACTTAGCAAAAAATTTATTGCAGTTATTTGGTGGGATACAGCGTTATTTGGAACAATTTCCGGATGGTGgttttttcaaaggaaagaattttgtttttgaccATCG GATATCAGTTGGGAGCTCGGATGCGAGTGTCATTTCCACCTGCCTACTTTGTGGCTCTGCATTTGATGATTATTCTTCACGCTGCCGATGCACCCATTGTAGGATGCTAGTTTTGGTCTGTGGTAGTTGCAGG CAGAAGGAGAGATCTCTATATGTTTGTGAGCTTTGCCAGAAACATGGGAAGGGTGTTGGATCAGTGCCATCAATCAAAAATGGCGAAACACAAGCAGTATCATCAGAAGAGCTTAAAACTGTTTTCTCAGATACAGAGCTCTCACGTCAAGTGTCTTGGAGCCATG ATAACCAACCtcgaagaaaaataaaaatattatgcctGCACGGCTTTCGGCAGAATGCCTCCAGTTTTAAAGGAAGAACTGCATCATTAGCCAAAAAGCTCAAAACCTTTGTTGAGCTCGTATTTGTTGACGCACCTCATGAATTACCATACATCTACCAGCCCTGCTTCACAGAGTCGCATGGAGATTGCCCATCACCTTCATTCGAACGAACCCATCCTCCACCATCTGAGAATTGCAAGAAAAAGTATGGATGGTTAGTGGCACCTGATTTCAATGGAAGGAGTGAAGCAGATTGGAAAATTGCAGATTGTCCATTTGATCCTCTCCAGTACCAGCAACAAACTGATGGCTTTGAGGCATCACTGGCATACTTGAAGACCGTGTTCTCTCAGGAAGGGCCATTTGATGGGATATTGGGATTTTCTCAGGGAGCCGCAATGGCTGCTGCTTTAGTGTCTGCACAAGAAGGGAGGCTAACAGGTGAAATGGATTTtagatttgtgattttgtgcTCTGGATTTGCTCTTAAATTACCAGAGCTTGAGTGTAAACGGATCAATTGCCCTTCGCTTCACATTTTCGGCAGTGACCATGGGAAGGACAGGCAGATTGCAAACCAGGCTAGCAGGGACCTTGCTTCTTTGTTTGATGATGGTTGTCGTGTGATTATTGAGCATGACTGCGGTCATATCATTCCTACGCGGCCTCCTTATATTGATGAGATCCGAAATTTTCTTCAACGTTTTCTCTAA